AGGCAAAAGTCTCGGGTGTTTCGTTCCGATTGGGGTGAAAAGTTCACATGGCTGAGGTGTGAGGTTGTTAGCGGTAAAGAAATAATGTTCTGTTCGCATTGCGAAATGGCCGGACGACGCAATGGTTTTACAAAAGGATCGACTAATTTGAGAATGTCCGCTCTAATTGAACACAGCCAAAGCAATGACCATGTCTCCGCGCTCCATTTAAAGCCACAGCAGGTTGTCATGAAAAGCCACTGCGAGAAGGCCACGGAAAGTTCAAAGAAAAAGTTGTCATCGCAGCTCAAAATTGTCTTCCATATGGCCAAACATGTCATTCCTTCAAACCAGTTTGTTGCGCAGACAGAGCTTCTGCGAGCTCTCGAGGCTCCAGACTTCGTCACTACCGATGGTATTTATCACCACAGTGACTCTGTTGATGACATGGAGAAGGCATTAGAAGATGTGGTGATGAATCAGatacaggaaaaaataaaaaggagtgACTTTGTTGGACTGATCATCGACGAAACAGTAAACATCACAGTTAACAAAAAGTTGATCGTTTATCTAAAGCTGGAAATGGAAGGAAAGGTGGAGACATGCTTTCTTGGAAATTACGATGTGGACTGCGGGACCGCAAGATCCATTTATGATCGCCTAGTCGCTGTGCTTCGGGAAATGGATGTTGAACTGTCTCGTGTCATTGGCCTGGGTTCAGATGGTGCAAGCGTAATGATGGGGAGGCATGGTGGGGTTGGTGCTTTGCTTAAGCAGGCGAATCCCTTCTCCATACAAGTGCACTGCGTGGCCCACAGAGCGGCTCTTGCTGCCCTGGACGCAGAAAAGTCCGTCAACAACATCACATCTTACAAAAACACAATCTCATCAGTGTACTCCTTCTACAAGCACTCAGCAACAAGAACAAACCGGCTGCGCCAACTTACAGCTGAACTCCACGACGAGGACATGGTCAGCGTCAAGCAGCCTTGCGCAGTGCGCTGGCTATCCCTACACAGGGCGGTGAAGGCCATGAAACACAACTGGCCAGCTGTGGTCATGGAGCTAACTGAAGAGGCCTTGAGAGGAAATGCAAAAGCGCAAGGACTGCTAGGTCAAATCCAGAGCTACAGCTTCATAGCCCTGACTCACGCATTGGCCGATATGCTACCTGTGATGACCAAGCTGAATTTAGTGTTTCAGAAAGACGACGTCAATCTCTCCAGTATCCGACCAGTAGTGCAAGCATCTGTCGCGGCATTCACACAGTTCCGAGATGCCCCGGGTCCAGAAGAGGAAAATTTCCTGGCAGGCTATGAAGACGGCAAGTACATGGATATAAAAGTGACCAACGCAAGCGAGCGCTCAATCCAAGCTTTCAGAAAAGTCAGAGAACGGTTTGTTCAACATCTGATAGATGCCTTTCAAGACAGATTCCCCGAAGACTGCTTGGATCTACTTCACTGCTTCGACACCCTCCTCAATCCTCGTAGATATCCTCCATCACAGAATGGTAAGAAGGAGCtattcattattatattatattatattatatattattattatattatattatatattattattatattatattatattatattatatattattattatattattttatattatattttattacatattattattattattataatattatcattatttatgtCTGTGGCATGCGCTCACTTAACATAGGCCTACCCAGTCCTACAATAACAAGATATTTACAGTTGGTTTATTAAAAATACTTTTCAGTAAAAGTTAACAACAATAACTCTCATAACAAATGATAGttttattaaaaatgtattcattcaaaatgcTTAAGTTAACAATTCCTGTAATGAATGAATAGCACAATGAAAGAAATAATGTCTCATCTTAACATTCCTCACTTAACAACAAAAGTTCTAATAACTCATCATTGTCTCCTATTTGcttcttattctttcttttttctttcttttttttagctcttcaaGAATATGCAGAACCAGCGATCAGAACGGTTGTTTCCCATTTTACAACTGTTGAGTCTGCAGACACCACTCCTCTTATTAATACCATTGCCCTGCGACGAGATGCCCTCGCTGTGATGACAGCGCTCCGTGGCTATGGGGGATTGCAATTCGCCACAGCCTGTGAAGTCCTCATTCGGGACTTCATCGAAATCTATCCAGAGTGGGCCAAGCTCGCCAAAATAGCTTGTGTGATCCCAGTTTCCAGTGTTCCCGCAGAGAGGGGGTTTTCGCTGCAGAACCGAATCAAGACCAAGCAGTGAAGTCGCCTCGCAGAGCACAAAGTTACGCGCCTTATGCGCATCGCCAGCTGCGGAGAGACACTACAAACTTTCAATTTCTTGTCGGCAGCTGATAATTTCAACATGGCCAAAAAACGTAAAAGGTAGTGATGTAAACCAATGAATAATTTGATGGCCTCATGCCTATTCATTTTAAATTTAGGCTACCTTAAACCGCACCATATCAGGTGCACGTCAAGACCGTTACTATAACTGTTAAAAGTCTTAATTGTATGTGGGTAAGGGGGGTTAGTTCATTAAACcacaaaaaagtttattttttatttttttgatatATGGAAGAATGATTGGTTCATCAGATACGTCTCTTAATATTAACTGCACGGGGTCGTTTGCGCAACAGGGGTCGTAAGGCCAATAAATgtgttgaattattttttttgtgtcaaatTGTCATTTTTAAGCTATTAGTCACTTCAAATTTTTCTACACTAGCCTAATTAGGAACGATGGAATATTTGACCGTGGTGTTATCAAAATGTCCGGAAGGTGAAACCTCGGACGGTCACTTTGACCggcaggttttttttctaacGGAAACCCtgatggtaacgggttccatgggaccggtacgctttggtggtagtggaaacactgaaataagcgaaccgttccaacccgacccgtaccggactgcatagtggaaacacacATGGCGTATTTCCACTATGAGTACCACAACTGACTAGAGATCCACTACTGATGAGGGCGGTAGTGACAGAGGTGAGATGGTCAGCATAGCAGAGCATGCTGCTGTTGTCAGTCAGCTGATTCAGTGACACTTCTGTttggtgtgtgtgagagaaacgGTGTTGGCTAAACGAGGACCTCACTTTTATgtattcatttctttctttattgagCCTGGTAAGATTTAACCCATGTGTGAAAATGCCTTCAACCAAACAGTAAGCTATTTCAGCATTTGGTAACATGaatgggagttttttttttttttttttgtacttaaaTTTAAAAAGTGTGAAATGTAATTTAAAGAATGAAAAGCTAATTCAAATGAAACCCTATTTAAGGACATGATGAAAAGTATTGAAGGGTATATAGAATACATATGCTGTGCTTGGGCAACGTCATCAAAGGAAAACATCTACTAGAATCCAACCTTCAGACACAGGCTGATACATCAGTTCAGGTCTACGTGTATTCCTGGATACTCCTGGACCCCTTGCATGTTCACACTCAGTGCCCAGGAATATTTGCACTTTGGTTTTACATTTTTCTG
The sequence above is drawn from the Odontesthes bonariensis isolate fOdoBon6 chromosome 14, fOdoBon6.hap1, whole genome shotgun sequence genome and encodes:
- the LOC142399478 gene encoding zinc finger protein 862-like, with translation MMGRHGGVGALLKQANPFSIQVHCVAHRAALAALDAEKSVNNITSYKNTISSVYSFYKHSATRTNRLRQLTAELHDEDMVSVKQPCAVRWLSLHRAVKAMKHNWPAVVMELTEEALRGNAKAQGLLGQIQSYSFIALTHALADMLPVMTKLNLVFQKDDVNLSSIRPVVQASVAAFTQFRDAPGPEEENFLAGYEDGKYMDIKVTNASERSIQAFRKVRERFVQHLIDAFQDRFPEDCLDLLHCFDTLLNPRRYPPSQNALQEYAEPAIRTVVSHFTTVESADTTPLINTIALRRDALAVMTALRGYGGLQFATACEVLIRDFIEIYPEWAKLAKIACVIPVSSVPAERGFSLQNRIKTKQ